Sequence from the Thermosipho affectus genome:
ATAGTTTTAGCGGTTATTTCTGCTTTGCTTTCTGTTGCAACTCCTCTTGCGTTAAGATCTGTTGCCAAAGCAAAGGCCACGCAAGTTGCTATGAATCTTAGAGCGCTATTAACCTCTATTGAACAGGCTATTTTGTTGTACCCCGATGAATTCAACGTTCAAGAATTAGATGGTCAAGACATTGTTTTAAAGTTGTACGAAAAGGGGTTTATCAATACGAATTTGTCGGTAAAAGGTTATAAGATTGATATAGATAAGCCAAATAATAAATTTGTTATTAAATATACAGGAAAAGATATAGATCTTACATTGGTTAAGAGTAGTTATCCCGCTGTGAAAACTGGAGTAGAAAATGGTGAAGAATATGTTTATGTGGAGGTTAATATTCCGTGATTAAGTTAGAAAACGTTGGAAAAAGATATGGGAAGAGTTGGGTGTTAGAAAATATAACTTTTCATACAGAAGAGGGCAATGTTATTGGAATTATAGGAAAAAATGGAAGTGGAAAAACTACACTTTTGAAAATTATTTCCGGTATTTTGAAGCCTACAGTGGGCAATGTTTATTTAAAGTCTAAATTAATTTCATATATTCCAGAGAAACCTATACTTATACCTGAATTAAGCTTGAAAGAAAATTTGAATTATTTTGCAAAAATGAGAAATGTAGAAAGCAAAAGAATAGAAGATGAAATAAAATTTTTTCGCTTGGAAAAGCATGTGTTAAAAAAACCAAGTGAACTATCAAAAGGGTTAAGACAAAGACTTTCTATGGCAATTTCCCTTTTAATTGATCCTGATATTATTTTGCTTGATGAGCCTACAAGCGGTTTAGATGCTGAGTCCAAGAAGATAATATCGAATAGAATAAAAAAGTTAAAGCTCAACAAAAAAACTGTTTTGTATATAACTCATGAAGATGAAGAAGTTGAAAGTATTTGTGATAAAGTCCTCATATTAGAAGAAGGTGAGATTAAATTTTTTGGAACGGTTGAGGATTTTTGGAGGAAATATGAAAGATTTGTCTATGTGACTTTTTCTCAGACTAAAGAAATAAAACTTTTAAAATTAGAGGAATTAAAAAACGTTAAGGAAGACTTATTACATGTAAGGAGTGTTGGAATAAGAGAATTTTTATCTGGAGGTATGGTATATGAAAGATGAGATAGAATTATTAATTAGTCAGAAAAGTATGGAGTATAAAATGGATGTTGAGGTAGTATCAGGTGAGGAAAAAGTCGGAGATATTTTTTTAGAAAATTTGGATTGGATAAACCGAAGTTGTGAGTTAAAATTGGAGATTAATATGAATTTTTTTGATGAAGTTACAAGAAAAATAATAAAATATGGCTTTGAATATTTAAATTTGAATAGAATTTATGTTAGAATTCCGGAATACGAAAAAGATCAAATAGGGATTCTTAAAAATAACGGTTTTCTAAAAGAGGGAGTAGAAAGGCAGGGAAAATTTTTTAAGGGAAAGTTTTGGGATGTGATAAGGTTTTCAATACTTGCGGAGGATTATTGGAGGCTTAGTTTAGATGAATAAAGTGGGCATTTTGCCCACTTTATTTTTGATAAACTAACTATTATCTTAACAATTGCAATACATTTTGTGGTTGAGCATTTGCCTGTGCAAGCATTCCCATACTGCTTTGTAAGAGTATCTGTTG
This genomic interval carries:
- a CDS encoding type II secretion system protein, encoding MKKGFTLIELLIVLAVISALLSVATPLALRSVAKAKATQVAMNLRALLTSIEQAILLYPDEFNVQELDGQDIVLKLYEKGFINTNLSVKGYKIDIDKPNNKFVIKYTGKDIDLTLVKSSYPAVKTGVENGEEYVYVEVNIP
- a CDS encoding ABC transporter ATP-binding protein, whose product is MIKLENVGKRYGKSWVLENITFHTEEGNVIGIIGKNGSGKTTLLKIISGILKPTVGNVYLKSKLISYIPEKPILIPELSLKENLNYFAKMRNVESKRIEDEIKFFRLEKHVLKKPSELSKGLRQRLSMAISLLIDPDIILLDEPTSGLDAESKKIISNRIKKLKLNKKTVLYITHEDEEVESICDKVLILEEGEIKFFGTVEDFWRKYERFVYVTFSQTKEIKLLKLEELKNVKEDLLHVRSVGIREFLSGGMVYER
- a CDS encoding GNAT family N-acetyltransferase is translated as MKDEIELLISQKSMEYKMDVEVVSGEEKVGDIFLENLDWINRSCELKLEINMNFFDEVTRKIIKYGFEYLNLNRIYVRIPEYEKDQIGILKNNGFLKEGVERQGKFFKGKFWDVIRFSILAEDYWRLSLDE